In Rhea pennata isolate bPtePen1 chromosome 13, bPtePen1.pri, whole genome shotgun sequence, the DNA window CTGGCTGCAAATCTGCCTCGGCAAACAAGGAGATTTctgtgctggaggaggaggaaattttatttataccTCGGGAGGTGTTTCCGCAGTGAGCCGCAGGACGGCGGCGGGCGCAGGGTCCGCGAGCCGCGCCGAAAGGTAAGGGGCTGCGGGGGTCCCCGGCGGGGAGAGCGGTGCcgcgggcccccccccccccggccccgtcGCTGCTGCTCGGCACCTGCCGGCGTGGCGGAccccgcgctcgccccgcggcGCGACCCAGCCGGCTTTGCGCCTCCGCGACGGGGCGGGGAACGGCCGGGACGGGCCCGAAGCCTCCCGGCTCCGCGTGCCACTGCCGTTCCTCTGCCACAGCCCAGGCCCGCTGCCACCCCCCGGCCCGGAGCCCCCGGAGCCGGATTCGAGCCCGGGAcagggaggctgcagctccTTCACCTCCCTCCCCGGGGTGGCCCCACGCCAGTCGGCCCCGGGTGTCTCCGCGTGTCCCCACAGCCACCGGAGGGGGTGGCCCGTGGGACGCGACGGGCAGCGCCGCAGTGACCCGTGGGTGTCACGGGCACGGTGCAGCCGGCCCGGTGAAGGGGGTGGCACAGGGGGCGGCTGGCAgcggggcagcccgggggggcagcgctgccctggCCCGGCGCCGCGtagcggggccccggggccgggggagctgctggagctgagGCAGGCGGTGCTGGTGCACGCggtggtgctgctggtgccagAGCCGGTGCCGGAGCTGGTGCCAGTGGAGGTGCTAGAGCCGAGGCAGGCGGTGCAGGTGcaggtgccggtgccggtgccgggggAGGTGTCACAGCCGGGGCAGGCGGTGCCGGTGCCCGGGGTGGTGCTGCCGGTGCCGGAGCCGGTGCCGGGGGAGGTGCTAGAGCCGAGGCAGGCGCCACCGGTGCCGGAGCCGGTGCCGGGGGAGGTGCTGGAGCCGGTGCCGGCCGTGCCGGAGCCGGTGCCGGGGAAGGTGTCACAGCCGGGGCAGGCGGTGCCGGTGCCCGGGGTGGTGCCGCCGGTgctggtgccggtgccggtgccgggcggggcccccgcgggctgcgggcggtgccggccccgctgccgTATaaagcggcggcgcgggccgggctgggcgcacagcggcggcggcgcggccgggctgAGCGGCACCACCGGCTCCTCCACGGTGAGTCCcggcccctcccgccccgccggtGCCGGctccgggcgccgccgcccccgctgCGCTGCGGGAcgggccgcggagccgccggcagcggcaccggcaccggggggggcggcgggaggggctggaggcggcggctgcggctgcggcaCCCCGGGGACCAGCCCTGCCCgtccccccacaccccccccccggcaccctgGCTGCATCCCGGGGCCCCCGGGCCTCCCCtgcccgcctccccccccccccccccggcacctcCCATGCTCGTGcagcgccccggggcccccgcagccccggtGGTGCCCCAGGCTCTGCCGCGCTCGGTGTCCCCGGCGTCCCCGGCCCTGCCGCTGGGGGTCCCGGAGGCGGCGAGCCGGGTGCCGCCAGCCTCCCTGCTGGACAGGGGTCCCGGGGGCCGTTCCCGCCTGCGGCTCCAGCATCCCTGCTCGGCCCCGGAGCCCAGCCGCCCCCAGACCCTGCTGCCGGAGGGGGGGAAGGACGTGGGAACGGGGCCCCCGGAGCtggcggccggggcgccgcgtGCCGGGCCGTGCCCCGACCTTCCCGCTCCCGCCCAGATGCCAGCGAGCCTCTCCACGGCGCTGCGCGTGGTGGGGACCAGCCTCTTCGCCCTGGCGGTGCTGGGGGGCATCCTGGCCGCCTACGTCACCGGCTACCAGTTCATCCACACGGAGAAGCACTACCTCTCCTTCGGGCTGTACGGCGCCATCCTGGCGCTGCACCTCTTCATCCAGAGCCTCTTCGCCTTCCTGGAGCACCGGCGCAtgcggggcgcggggcagccggggcgcccgggccgcTCCGTGGCCCTCTGCATCGCTGCCTACCAGGAGGACCCCGACTACCTGAAGAAGTGCCTGCGCTCCGCCAAGCGCATCGCCTTCCCCGGCCTCAAAGTGGTCATGGTGGTGGACGGCAACGGCCCCGACGATGCCTACATGCGGGACATCTTCCACGAGGTCATGGGCTCCGAGCGGGCCGGCAGCTACGTCTGGAGGAGCAACTTCCACGCGCGGGGCGAGGGGGAGACGGAGGCCGGGCTGCGGGAGGGGCTGGCGCGGGTCCAGGCGCTGGTGCGCGGCACCACCTACTCCTGCGTCCTGCAGAAGTGGGGCGGGAAGCGCGAGGTGATGTACACGGCCTTCCGGGCGCTCGGCGACTCCGTCGACTACATCCAGGTgggcgcgcgggccgggcgAGGGGacccgggcggcgcgggggcgggggggggagcggagccccgcggggcgctgccgcggctcgccggccgcggctcgggcttgcccggcgggcgggcgcgcgtgggcggcccggcgcggcgccgtgccgcgcggcggggccccgaCCTTCCCTCCGCTCCCAGGTGTGTGACTCAGACACGGTGCTGGACCCCGCCTGCACCACCGAGATGCTCCGCGTCCTGGAGGCCGACCCCCGCGTCGGCGGCGTCGGCGGCGACGTCCAGGtacggcggcggccccggggcggggggccgtgggggcGGCACGGCGGTGCCGGCTCTCACGGCCTCTTCCCCTGCAGATCCTGAACAAGTACGACTCGTGGATCTCCTTCCTGAGCAGCGTGCGCTACTGGATGGCCTTCAACGTGGAGCGCGCCTGCCAGTCCTACTTCGGGTGCGTGCAGTGCATCAGCGGGCCCCTGGGCATGTACCGCAACGCCCTCCTGCAGCACTTCCTCGAGGACTGGTACCACCAGACCTTCCTGGGCAGCAAGTGCAGCTTCGGGGACGACCGGCACCTGACGAACCGCGTCCTCAGCCTGGGCTACCAGACCAAGTACACGGCCCGCTCCAAGTGCCTGACGGAGACGCCCACCCGCTACCTGCGCTGGCTCAACCAGCAGACCCGCTGGAGCAAGTCCTACTTCCGCGAGTGGCTCTACAATGCCCTGTGGTTCCACAAGCACCACCTCTGGATGACCTACGAGTCCGTGGTGACCGgcttcttccccttcttcctcatCGCCACCGTGATCCAGCTCTTCTACCGCGGGCGTATCTGGaacatcctcctcttcctcctgacGGTGCAGCTGGTGGGCATCATCAAGGCCACGTACGCCTGCTTCCTCCGGGGCAACGCCGAGATGATCTTCATGTCCCTCTATGCCCTGCTCTACATGTCCAGCCTGCTGCCCGCCAAGATGTTCGCCATCGCCACCATCAACAAGTCGGGCTGGGGCACGTCGGGGCGCCGGACCATCGTGGTCAACTtcgtggggctgctgccggtGTCGGTGTGGGTGGCCGTGCTGCTGGGCGGGCTGGCCTACACCGCCTACAGCCAGGACCTCTTCAGCGAGACCGAGGTGGCCTTCCTCGTCTCAGGCGCCATCCTCTACGCCTGCTACTGGGTGGCCCTGCTCATGCTCTACCTGGCCATCGTGGCCCGGCGCTGCGGTAAGCGGCAGGAGCAGTGCGGGCTGGCCTTCGCCGAGGTGTGAG includes these proteins:
- the HAS3 gene encoding hyaluronan synthase 3, coding for MPASLSTALRVVGTSLFALAVLGGILAAYVTGYQFIHTEKHYLSFGLYGAILALHLFIQSLFAFLEHRRMRGAGQPGRPGRSVALCIAAYQEDPDYLKKCLRSAKRIAFPGLKVVMVVDGNGPDDAYMRDIFHEVMGSERAGSYVWRSNFHARGEGETEAGLREGLARVQALVRGTTYSCVLQKWGGKREVMYTAFRALGDSVDYIQVCDSDTVLDPACTTEMLRVLEADPRVGGVGGDVQILNKYDSWISFLSSVRYWMAFNVERACQSYFGCVQCISGPLGMYRNALLQHFLEDWYHQTFLGSKCSFGDDRHLTNRVLSLGYQTKYTARSKCLTETPTRYLRWLNQQTRWSKSYFREWLYNALWFHKHHLWMTYESVVTGFFPFFLIATVIQLFYRGRIWNILLFLLTVQLVGIIKATYACFLRGNAEMIFMSLYALLYMSSLLPAKMFAIATINKSGWGTSGRRTIVVNFVGLLPVSVWVAVLLGGLAYTAYSQDLFSETEVAFLVSGAILYACYWVALLMLYLAIVARRCGKRQEQCGLAFAEV